The following proteins come from a genomic window of Sorex araneus isolate mSorAra2 chromosome 1, mSorAra2.pri, whole genome shotgun sequence:
- the LOC129403256 gene encoding GTPase IMAP family member 8-like: MEMPGVPGDPEAARGPGAVPRSSQSTGQPDLRLLLLGKHGAGKSATGNSILGREAFASRFRAQAVTRECQSAHGAVQDLELVVIDTPDLFSSSVSAEAQRGHLQRCAELSAPGPHALLLVIPISKFMTEDAETFHRAKSRFGRETGKHSIVVFTRKDELGEDSLHELVESDKALKALVQDCGGRYCAIDNKASGTERDAQVSELLCKVKGLVDQNGEQPYCLDLGNEHSEFQDIMNERHDNSRGSEEMQLQSTSSELALKTEDSVLRVLLVGKHGVGKSTVGNRLLGEQVFDTGFSEKPITTTFQSWSRVWNMRTVLIIDTPDISSPDIFQQEFQRSTFGEPHVFLMVIPKDSFSKKDEDLLEIIRRSFGNKVFQHMFILLTREEDRCQRSKILKYRDDSLNSLLGECKNKKFSNYKAVGEEEQQQMDQLLQELVSLTQQNANKPCAMLSAWSVTKTCQSSKEKWGEQEVVVVDTPSLLLIPSDSEGPSQLEEEVQRCLHCCEGNKILFVLVFQLGRFTQMDENVLVQLETVFGKEVKEYTIVLFTRKEDLGGDSIEDYIKSVDCKALRKTVEECGGRVWAFNNRESGESGEAQVTALLTMANELIKSHNGRGYPFILDEISQRIKDMRSVQEKSKNKFQKQDSRNSSREIHTLGEEELAHKKLKSCGQGQFGPGLPALSCLHAEEDCVECSSRWGVEEGILESSPKDECRVFSVSKLYTWFEDRIYLICFFLGESTKFPSRLNQL, translated from the exons ATGGAGATGCCGGGAGTCCCTGGGGATCCGGAGGCTGCCAGGGGCCCGGGCGCAGTGCCCAG GAGCAGCCAGAGCACTGGGCAGCCGGACCTGAGGCTTCTCCTCCTGGGAAAACACGGCGCGGGGAAGAGTGCCACGGGGAACAGCATCCTGGGCCGGGAGGCGTTTGCGTCCAGATTCAGGGCGCAGGCGGTCACCAGAGAGTGCCAGAGCGCGCACGGGGCTGTGCAGGACTTAGAGCTCGTGGTCATAGACACCCCCGACCTGTTCTCCTCGAGCGTCAGTGCCGAGGCCCAGCGTGGCCACCTTCAGCGCTGCGCGGAGCTCTCAGCTCCCGGCCCCCATGCGCTGCTTCTGGTCATCCCCATCAGCAAGTTCATGACAGAGGACGCGGAAACCTTCCATCGCGCCAAGTCCAGGTTTGGACGGGAGACCGGGAAGCATAGCATCGTGGTCTTCACCAGGAAGGATGAGTTGGGGGAGGACTCCCTGCATGAGCTCGTGGAGAGCGACAAGGCCCTAAAGGCGCTGGTGCAGGACTGCGGGGGCCGGTACTGCGCTATCGACAACAAGGCCTCGGGGACGGAGAGGGACGCGCAGGTGTCCGAGCTCCTCTGCAAGGTAAAGGGTCTGGTGGACCAGAACGGAGAACAGCCCTATTGCCTGGACCTCGGAAACGAGCACAGTGAATTTCAG GATATTATGAATGAAAGACATGACAATTCACGTG GGTCCGAGGAGATGCAGCTCCAGTCGACCAGCAGTGAACTAGCTCTCAAGACTGAGGACTCAGTACTGAGGGTCCTGCTGGTGGGCAAGCACGGCGTGGGAAAAAGCACAGTCGGAAATCGCCTTCTGGGGGAGCAGGTCTTTGACACCGGATTCAGTGAAAAGCCCATAACCACAACATTTCAGTCTTGGAGTAGAGTCTGGAATATGAGGACGGTTTTGATCATCGATACTCCAGACATCTCATCTCCAGATATCTTCCAGCAGGAGTTTCAGAGATCCACATTTGGGGAACCCCATGTCTTCCTGATGGTGATTCCCAAGGACTCATTCTCTAAGAAAGATGAAGATCTGCTGGAAATCATTCGAAGAAGTTTTGGAAACAAAGTCTTTCAGCACATGTTCATTCTCCTCACCAGGGAAGAAGATAGATGCCAGcgttcaaaaatattaaaatatagagaTGATTCTCTCAATAGCCTCCTCGGggagtgtaaaaataaaaaattctccaACTACAAAGCAGTGGGGGAGGAGGAACAGCAGCAGATGGATCAGCTCCTGCAAGAACTCGTGAGCCTGACGCAGCAGAATGCGAATAAGCCATGTGCCATG ctcagtgcttggTCGGTTACCAAGACCTGCCAGAGCAGCAAGGAGAAGTGGGGGGAACAGGAAGTGGTGGTTGTGGAcacaccctccctcctcctgatACCCAGCGACTCCGAGGGTCCATCCCAGCTAGAAGAGGAGGTCCAACGCTGTTTACACTGCTGTGAAGGGAACAAGATTCTCTTTGTCCTGGTGTTCCAGCTGGGAAGGTTCACTCAAATGGATGAAAATGTTTTGGTGCAGTTAGAGACCGTCTTTGGAAAGGAAGTTAAGGAATACACAATTGTGCTGTTCACCCGGAAGGAAGATCTAGGGGGTGACAGCATCGAAGATTACATTAAGAGTGTAGATTGCAAAGCTCTTAGGAAGACTGTTGAAGAGTGTGGAGGGCGAGTTTGGGCCTTTAATAACAGAGAGTCAGGTGAATCTGGGGAAGCCCAGGTGACAGCTCTGCTGACAATGGCCAATGAACTGATAAAGAGCCATAACGGGCGTGGATATCCTTTTATTTTGGATGAGATCAGCCAGAGAATTAAAGACATGAGAAGTGTTCAGGAAAAGTCcaaaaacaaatttcagaaaCAAGATTCAAGAAATAGTTCCAGAGAGATACATACATTAGGTGAAGAAGAGTTAGCTCATAAGAAACTCAAGAGCT GTGGTCAGGGGCAGTTTGGCCCTgggctcccagctctgtcctgtcTCCATGCTGAAGAAGACTGCGTGGAGTGCTCCTCCAGGTGGGGTGTGGAAGAGGGAATCTTGGAATCTTCTCCCAAGGATGAGTGTCGGGTGTTCTCTGTGTCAAAACTTTACACGTGGTTTGAGGACAGGATCTACCTCATCTGCTTCTTTCTGGGAGAATCTACCAAGTTCCCTTCAAGATTAAACCAGTTGTAA